From one Mycolicibacterium sp. HK-90 genomic stretch:
- a CDS encoding fatty acid--CoA ligase, with translation MDSTMQNWPLTITAILRHACGVNGDRTVTTASGQGRYRTINYRELGERVAQLAHALRGLGVGSGDRVGTFMWNNTEHLAAYLAAPAMGAVLHTLNIRLAPEQIAYIANEAADRIVIADASLVPLLAPVLPRLETVDTVIVVGDGDTSALTGKTVLRWDELLGSQPTVFDWPEIDENSAAAMCYTSGTTGNPKGVVYSHRSSYLHALNTCTGNALDVSCSDTVLPIVPMFHANAWGLPYAALMAGANLVMPDRFMDGASLIDLIESQRPTLAGAVPTIWNDVMHCLEKNPGHDVSSLRLVACGGSAVPRSLMQAFQERYGVYIQQAWGMTETSPLATVAKPMPGASEERQWEMRVSQGRPMCGVEVRLVDDAGEPLPNDGKAVGEVEVRGPWITGSYYLDRDAEKFDTGWLRTGDVGIIDQQGYVTLTDRAKDVIKSGGEWISSVELENHLIAHPAVLEAAVVGVPDERWQERPLAVVVLNEDASASPEELREFLADKVVRWWLPERWAFIEQVPRTSVGKYDKKTIRARHADGAYEVITL, from the coding sequence GTGGACAGCACTATGCAGAACTGGCCGTTGACGATCACCGCGATCCTGAGGCACGCCTGCGGCGTCAACGGCGACCGCACCGTGACCACCGCCAGTGGGCAGGGCCGCTACCGCACGATCAACTATCGGGAGCTCGGTGAGCGGGTGGCTCAGCTCGCCCATGCCCTGCGCGGGCTCGGGGTCGGCAGCGGTGACCGGGTCGGCACCTTCATGTGGAACAACACCGAACATCTCGCCGCCTACCTCGCCGCGCCGGCCATGGGTGCGGTGCTGCACACGCTCAACATCCGGCTGGCACCCGAACAGATCGCCTACATCGCCAATGAGGCGGCCGATCGCATCGTCATCGCCGACGCGTCCCTGGTGCCGCTCCTGGCGCCGGTGCTGCCGCGGCTGGAGACGGTGGACACCGTGATCGTGGTGGGCGACGGTGACACCAGCGCGTTGACCGGCAAGACCGTGCTGCGCTGGGACGAGCTGCTGGGCTCGCAGCCCACCGTCTTCGACTGGCCCGAGATCGACGAAAACTCCGCGGCGGCAATGTGTTACACGAGCGGCACCACCGGCAACCCGAAGGGGGTGGTCTACAGCCACCGGTCGAGTTACCTGCATGCGCTGAACACCTGCACTGGCAACGCGCTCGACGTCAGCTGCAGCGACACGGTGTTGCCGATCGTGCCGATGTTCCACGCCAACGCCTGGGGCCTGCCGTATGCCGCGCTGATGGCCGGGGCCAACCTGGTGATGCCCGACCGGTTCATGGACGGTGCCTCACTGATCGACCTCATCGAATCGCAGCGTCCGACCCTGGCCGGCGCGGTGCCGACGATCTGGAACGACGTCATGCACTGCCTGGAAAAGAATCCGGGACATGACGTTTCATCGCTCCGGTTGGTGGCCTGCGGTGGTTCGGCGGTGCCACGCTCGCTGATGCAGGCCTTCCAGGAGCGGTACGGCGTATACATCCAACAGGCCTGGGGGATGACCGAGACCTCGCCGCTGGCCACGGTGGCCAAGCCGATGCCCGGGGCGTCCGAGGAGCGGCAGTGGGAGATGCGAGTCAGCCAGGGCCGGCCGATGTGCGGGGTGGAGGTGCGCCTCGTCGACGATGCGGGTGAACCCCTGCCCAACGACGGCAAGGCGGTCGGCGAGGTCGAAGTCCGCGGGCCGTGGATCACCGGCTCCTACTACCTGGACCGCGACGCCGAGAAGTTCGACACCGGCTGGCTGCGGACCGGCGACGTCGGCATCATCGACCAGCAGGGCTACGTGACGCTGACCGACCGGGCCAAGGACGTCATCAAGTCCGGCGGCGAGTGGATCTCCTCGGTGGAGCTGGAGAACCACCTGATCGCCCATCCGGCGGTGCTGGAAGCGGCGGTCGTCGGTGTGCCCGACGAGCGGTGGCAGGAACGCCCCCTGGCCGTCGTGGTCCTCAACGAGGATGCCTCGGCCAGCCCGGAAGAACTTCGGGAATTCTTGGCGGACAAGGTGGTTCGCTGGTGGCTGCCCGAGCGATGGGCGTTCATCGAGCAGGTGCCCCGGACCAGTGTGGGCAAGTACGACAAGAAGACCATCCGGGCCCGTCACGCCGACGGCGCCTATGAGGTGATCACGCTCTAG
- a CDS encoding cation:dicarboxylase symporter family transporter has translation MTTTMDRQPEPAPPQRRDRTHWLYIAVIVAVFAGVAVGLVAPEVGKSVGVLGTMFVSLIKMMIAPVIFCTIVLGIGSVRKAATVGKVGGLAFVYFLVMSTFALAIGLVVGNLIHPGSGMHLSESTAGKGAELAEKAHEAGGLMDFVQGIIPETLFSSLTAGSVLQALFVALLVGFALQAMGSAGEPILRGIEHLQKLVFKVLIMILWLAPIGAFGAIANVVGQTGWTAVTQLLTLMFGFYVTCVLFVFGVLGVLLRVVAGVSIFKLVRYLAREYLLIFSTSSSESALPRLIAKMEHLGVDRSTVGVVVPTGYSFNLDGTAIYLTMASLFIADALGAPMSVGQQIGLLVFMIVASKGAAGVTGAGLATLAGGLQSHRPDLLDGVGLIVGIDRFMSEARAVTNFSGNAVATLLVGSWTHTVDKTKVDAVLRGQDPFDELTMVDDHPSVAEPARV, from the coding sequence ATGACCACCACCATGGACCGGCAACCCGAACCCGCGCCGCCACAGCGCCGCGACCGTACCCACTGGCTCTACATCGCCGTCATCGTCGCGGTGTTCGCCGGGGTGGCGGTCGGGCTGGTGGCGCCCGAGGTGGGCAAGAGCGTCGGCGTGCTCGGCACGATGTTCGTCAGCCTGATCAAGATGATGATCGCGCCGGTGATCTTCTGCACGATCGTGCTGGGCATCGGATCGGTCCGCAAGGCCGCCACCGTCGGCAAGGTCGGCGGCCTGGCCTTCGTCTACTTCCTGGTGATGTCGACGTTCGCGTTGGCGATCGGTCTGGTGGTCGGCAACCTGATCCACCCCGGCAGCGGCATGCACCTGTCCGAGTCCACCGCGGGCAAGGGCGCCGAGCTCGCGGAGAAGGCCCACGAAGCCGGCGGGCTGATGGACTTCGTCCAGGGCATCATCCCGGAGACGCTGTTCTCGTCGCTGACGGCGGGCAGCGTGCTGCAGGCCCTGTTCGTCGCGCTCCTGGTGGGTTTCGCACTGCAGGCGATGGGCAGCGCCGGCGAGCCGATCCTGCGCGGCATCGAACACCTGCAGAAGCTGGTCTTCAAGGTGCTGATCATGATCCTGTGGCTGGCCCCGATCGGCGCGTTCGGTGCGATCGCCAACGTCGTCGGCCAGACCGGTTGGACCGCCGTGACCCAGCTGCTGACGCTGATGTTCGGCTTCTACGTCACCTGCGTGCTGTTCGTGTTCGGCGTGCTCGGGGTGCTGTTGCGGGTGGTGGCCGGCGTCTCGATCTTCAAGCTGGTGCGCTACCTGGCCCGCGAGTACCTGCTGATCTTCTCGACCTCGTCATCGGAATCCGCGCTGCCACGGCTCATCGCCAAGATGGAGCACCTCGGCGTCGACCGCAGCACCGTCGGAGTCGTTGTGCCGACCGGATATTCGTTCAATCTCGACGGCACCGCGATCTACCTGACCATGGCGTCGCTGTTCATCGCCGACGCGCTCGGCGCCCCGATGTCCGTCGGACAGCAGATCGGCCTGCTGGTGTTCATGATCGTCGCCTCCAAGGGCGCGGCCGGGGTGACCGGCGCCGGGCTGGCCACGCTGGCCGGCGGCCTGCAGAGCCACCGCCCGGACCTGCTCGACGGCGTCGGCCTGATCGTGGGTATCGACCGCTTCATGTCGGAGGCGCGGGCCGTCACCAACTTCTCGGGTAATGCGGTGGCCACCTTGCTCGTCGGCTCGTGGACCCACACCGTCGACAAGACCAAAGTCGATGCGGTGCTGCGCGGCCAGGATCCGTTCGACGAGCTGACAATGGTCGACGATCATCCGTCGGTCGCCGAACCCGCTCGCGTGTAG
- a CDS encoding sensor histidine kinase produces the protein MNGWRPARWSLAGQAIALQVLVVALVVLAASALALFDARRDGDDAARQQVVGIATALADSPSTAAAIRSGRATETLQPVTEAVRKDTDIAFITIMAPDRTRFTHTDPGQIGGQYLGTVEPALRGETFSEVYTGTLGPSVRAIAPVRDRDGTIVGLVSAGITQQTLAQRWWAQIPTIAAVTAAALGVSLIGVWAIRRRLLRQTHGLRPDELRVMYDHHDAILHSVSEGLIVLDRNGVALANDEARRLLSLPSGPVRQSELPEFLRSHDPGVRDEVHVTDNRVLVVNRARVAGSGAEVVTIRDRTELQGALGELSSLQVLADSLRAQAHESANKLHTVITMVEMGRPEDAVRFATSDLELSQRLVDRLSQAVGEPALVALLLGKTAQADERGITLTVTEDTQLSTDAVLSGAEMVTVLGNLIDNAMDACDREDPWIEVTVSQDDHELLIRVADSGPGMDPATFEKAMQRGYSTKSDSSGHGLGLALVAQTVRRHGGTLRADVTYGSVVTATVPT, from the coding sequence ATGAACGGGTGGCGGCCGGCCAGGTGGTCCCTGGCCGGGCAGGCGATCGCGCTGCAGGTCCTCGTGGTGGCGCTGGTGGTGCTGGCCGCTTCGGCGTTGGCCCTGTTCGACGCCCGCCGCGACGGGGACGACGCCGCTCGTCAGCAGGTGGTCGGCATCGCCACCGCGCTGGCGGATTCCCCCTCGACCGCGGCCGCCATCCGGTCCGGACGCGCGACGGAGACGCTGCAGCCGGTCACCGAGGCGGTGCGCAAAGACACCGACATCGCGTTCATCACGATCATGGCGCCCGACCGGACCCGCTTCACCCACACCGATCCGGGTCAGATCGGCGGGCAGTACCTCGGGACGGTCGAGCCGGCGCTGCGCGGCGAGACGTTCAGCGAGGTCTACACCGGGACGCTGGGGCCGTCGGTGCGCGCGATCGCGCCGGTGCGGGATCGCGACGGGACCATCGTGGGGCTGGTGTCGGCGGGGATCACCCAGCAGACCCTGGCTCAGCGCTGGTGGGCGCAGATTCCGACGATCGCCGCGGTAACCGCTGCCGCCCTTGGTGTTTCGCTCATCGGGGTGTGGGCCATCCGGCGCAGGCTACTCCGCCAGACCCATGGCCTGCGGCCCGACGAACTGCGCGTGATGTACGACCATCACGATGCGATCCTGCATTCGGTGTCGGAGGGCCTCATCGTGCTCGACCGCAACGGCGTGGCGCTGGCCAACGACGAAGCTCGACGCCTGTTGTCACTGCCGTCGGGACCGGTGCGTCAGAGTGAGCTCCCGGAGTTCCTGCGCAGCCACGATCCGGGTGTCCGCGACGAGGTCCATGTCACCGACAACCGGGTCCTCGTGGTGAACCGGGCTCGGGTTGCCGGCTCGGGGGCGGAGGTGGTCACGATCCGCGACCGCACCGAATTGCAGGGAGCTCTGGGCGAACTCAGCTCGCTGCAGGTGCTCGCCGACTCGCTGCGGGCTCAGGCGCACGAGTCGGCGAACAAACTCCACACGGTGATCACCATGGTGGAGATGGGCCGGCCCGAGGACGCGGTCCGGTTCGCCACCAGCGATCTGGAGTTGTCGCAGCGGCTGGTGGACCGGTTGTCGCAGGCCGTCGGCGAACCGGCCCTCGTGGCCCTGCTGCTCGGCAAGACGGCTCAGGCCGACGAACGCGGAATCACCCTGACCGTCACCGAAGACACCCAGTTGTCCACGGACGCCGTGCTGTCCGGGGCGGAGATGGTGACGGTACTGGGCAATCTCATCGACAATGCGATGGATGCCTGTGACCGGGAAGATCCGTGGATCGAGGTCACGGTGAGCCAGGATGATCACGAATTGCTGATCCGGGTGGCCGACAGCGGTCCCGGTATGGATCCCGCCACGTTTGAAAAGGCCATGCAGCGGGGTTATTCGACCAAGTCGGATTCCTCGGGCCACGGCCTGGGTCTGGCCCTGGTCGCCCAGACGGTCAGACGGCACGGCGGAACGCTGCGCGCCGACGTCACGTACGGTTCGGTGGTGACCGCGACGGTGCCCACATGA
- a CDS encoding response regulator codes for MTGPTIQVLIVEDDPLIAEAHQAYLGRLEGFSLAAVAHTARDAMRAAAVAATSEHPIDLVLLDIGLPDASGISLASGLSGLTPAPDIIAITSERDLEMVRAAVAHGALAYLLKPFAFAAFRDRLERYRRYRSALPSGTDAASQAEVDRALAELRVTTDKSTAPKGAAPQTTEGIAAAVRDEPGGLTAEEAAKRVGVSRVTAWRYLERLADDGTVNRTTEYGKAGRPRTRYRWR; via the coding sequence ATGACCGGACCCACCATCCAGGTGCTGATCGTGGAGGACGATCCGCTGATCGCCGAGGCCCATCAGGCCTATCTTGGTCGCCTGGAGGGGTTTTCGTTGGCAGCGGTGGCGCACACCGCGCGTGATGCGATGCGGGCGGCGGCTGTGGCCGCGACATCGGAGCATCCCATCGATCTGGTGCTCCTGGATATCGGATTGCCGGACGCCAGCGGAATCTCGTTGGCATCCGGCCTTTCCGGGCTCACGCCGGCACCCGACATCATCGCCATCACCTCCGAGCGGGATCTGGAGATGGTGCGCGCCGCCGTTGCCCACGGCGCCCTGGCATATCTGCTGAAGCCCTTTGCGTTCGCGGCTTTTCGCGATCGGCTGGAGCGTTATCGCCGCTATCGTTCGGCGCTGCCGTCTGGAACCGACGCCGCCAGTCAGGCCGAGGTCGACCGGGCCCTGGCCGAACTGCGGGTGACGACCGACAAATCCACCGCGCCCAAGGGTGCGGCACCGCAGACCACCGAAGGGATCGCCGCCGCGGTGCGGGACGAGCCCGGCGGATTGACCGCCGAAGAGGCAGCGAAACGGGTGGGTGTCTCGCGGGTGACGGCGTGGCGCTATCTCGAGCGTCTGGCCGATGACGGGACGGTCAACCGCACCACGGAGTACGGCAAGGCCGGACGGCCGCGCACCCGCTATCGATGGCGCTGA
- a CDS encoding YncE family protein has translation MAKNFLRALTDAVRSGRNDRAIEDMSVRSVAFDGALDDIDVAGLAEIGLGPIGDIAVDPDRDTVVVTNAATQSLTVINPHAMGVVGSVRLPGDPFAVVLADDRAYVSVSTAGHDSIVTVDTITGAALTEYPLAFAVTALAISPDGKRVFAGRAGHERIDIAVIDTTAERVGTIDIATGPGINLDALQIDAAGKRLYVATSDVRGSRLVIVNTETAQVQATVWIGAPIRDIAVGEGAAYVLTSDLDHRGAIHTVDLSAATVVDAVEVGGAPTQLVLSPDATRAYLVDYDRVTVWCALTSQVQGSMDVHAQPSAVAVRHDGTRLYVADYAGQVNVFDVAESLYSQLAAVDAVEMHVMPALEPAGA, from the coding sequence ATGGCAAAGAACTTCCTGCGCGCGCTGACCGATGCCGTGCGCTCTGGCCGCAATGACCGAGCCATCGAAGACATGTCAGTCCGCAGCGTCGCGTTCGACGGTGCGCTCGACGACATCGATGTGGCCGGTCTGGCCGAGATCGGCCTCGGGCCCATCGGTGACATCGCCGTGGATCCCGACCGCGACACCGTGGTGGTCACCAATGCCGCCACTCAGAGCCTGACGGTCATCAACCCGCACGCCATGGGTGTGGTGGGTTCGGTGCGACTGCCCGGAGATCCGTTCGCCGTCGTCCTCGCCGACGACCGCGCCTACGTCAGCGTCTCGACTGCCGGGCATGACTCGATCGTCACCGTCGACACCATCACCGGTGCGGCGCTCACCGAGTACCCGCTGGCCTTCGCCGTCACCGCCCTGGCCATCAGCCCGGACGGCAAGCGGGTTTTCGCCGGTCGCGCCGGCCACGAGCGGATCGACATCGCCGTCATCGACACCACCGCCGAGCGGGTCGGCACCATCGACATCGCCACCGGTCCCGGGATCAACCTCGATGCCCTGCAGATCGATGCGGCGGGCAAGCGGCTGTACGTCGCCACCTCCGATGTCCGCGGCAGCCGGCTGGTGATCGTCAACACCGAAACCGCGCAGGTGCAGGCCACGGTGTGGATCGGCGCCCCGATCCGCGACATCGCGGTCGGCGAGGGTGCTGCCTACGTGCTGACCTCCGATCTGGACCATCGCGGTGCGATTCACACCGTCGACCTTTCCGCGGCCACCGTCGTGGACGCCGTCGAGGTCGGCGGGGCTCCCACCCAGCTGGTGCTGAGCCCTGACGCCACTCGCGCGTACCTGGTCGACTACGACCGCGTCACCGTCTGGTGTGCGCTGACCAGCCAGGTCCAGGGGAGCATGGACGTGCACGCACAACCCTCGGCGGTCGCCGTGCGTCACGACGGCACCCGGCTGTACGTCGCCGACTACGCGGGCCAGGTCAACGTGTTCGATGTCGCCGAGTCGCTGTACTCGCAGCTGGCCGCGGTCGACGCGGTCGAGATGCATGTGATGCCCGCCCTGGAGCCGGCCGGCGCCTGA
- a CDS encoding helix-turn-helix domain-containing protein: MPRHGDRVESDRAAGQQRQRVLDLLRAADNPVDARQIADALQIHVTTARFHLSTLEGQGVIRRGGAAGGAGRVGRPRLTYEIAPRLDYADIVALFAAHLGGTPEERETRALRIGADLAHRVRVARRRGETSIADLVVATLGELGFQVRSVLTSFGEVSVEICTCPLAEVAVDSPEVVRGIQQGMIQEVIDVNAEALGGRFAVSVRPDARHGSCEVSLVLRPATVGESG; the protein is encoded by the coding sequence ATGCCCCGCCACGGTGATCGCGTCGAATCGGATCGGGCGGCCGGCCAACAGCGCCAGCGGGTCCTCGACCTGTTGCGCGCCGCGGACAACCCGGTGGACGCGCGGCAGATCGCCGACGCGCTGCAGATTCACGTCACCACCGCGCGGTTTCACCTGAGCACCCTGGAAGGTCAGGGAGTGATCCGCCGTGGCGGTGCGGCGGGCGGCGCCGGGCGGGTCGGTCGACCGCGGCTGACCTATGAGATCGCGCCCCGCTTGGATTACGCAGACATCGTCGCGCTGTTCGCGGCACACCTGGGCGGCACCCCCGAGGAACGGGAGACTCGTGCGCTGCGGATCGGCGCCGATCTGGCCCACCGCGTGCGGGTGGCACGTCGGCGCGGTGAGACGTCGATCGCGGATCTGGTGGTGGCCACCCTCGGCGAACTCGGATTCCAGGTCCGCTCGGTACTCACCTCGTTCGGCGAGGTGTCCGTGGAAATCTGCACCTGCCCGCTGGCCGAGGTGGCCGTCGATTCCCCCGAAGTGGTGCGCGGCATCCAGCAGGGGATGATCCAGGAAGTCATCGATGTGAACGCCGAGGCGCTCGGCGGCCGGTTCGCGGTTTCGGTCCGGCCCGACGCGCGCCACGGATCGTGTGAGGTGAGTCTCGTCCTGAGGCCGGCCACGGTCGGCGAGTCCGGGTAG
- a CDS encoding methyltransferase domain-containing protein produces the protein MTSKNDLPLAQRSDADLPGHWLLARLGKRVLRPGGLELTTRLLTAAQISDADVVELGPGLGRTATDIAAQRPRSYVGVDDSSVTSAPLQKVVAATGGRLVDADAADTGLEAGTADVVIGEAMLTMQGEKTKKAIVDEAFRVLRPGGRYAIHELGLVPDDLAGEVKDDIRREMARAIKVNARPLTVAEWTELLTSAGFEVAGVDRAPMALLQPRRVIADEGMLGALRIVGNVLTHPAARKRVLHMRKTFNRYREQLTAVAIVAVVPAAESK, from the coding sequence ATGACGAGCAAGAACGATCTGCCCCTGGCGCAGCGGTCCGATGCCGACCTGCCGGGCCACTGGCTGCTGGCCCGGCTCGGCAAGCGCGTGCTCCGGCCGGGTGGGCTGGAGCTGACCACACGGCTGTTGACCGCGGCCCAGATCAGCGACGCCGACGTGGTCGAGCTCGGGCCCGGCCTGGGCCGGACCGCCACCGACATCGCCGCGCAGCGTCCCCGCTCGTACGTCGGCGTCGACGACAGCTCCGTCACCTCGGCCCCGCTGCAGAAAGTGGTGGCCGCCACCGGCGGGCGGCTGGTCGATGCCGACGCCGCCGACACCGGTCTGGAAGCGGGTACGGCCGACGTCGTCATCGGTGAGGCCATGCTGACCATGCAGGGCGAGAAGACCAAGAAGGCCATCGTCGACGAGGCGTTCCGGGTGTTGCGTCCCGGCGGGCGTTACGCGATCCACGAGTTGGGGCTCGTGCCCGACGACCTGGCCGGCGAGGTGAAGGACGACATCCGCCGCGAGATGGCCCGGGCCATCAAGGTCAACGCCCGGCCCCTGACCGTGGCCGAATGGACCGAGCTGTTGACGTCCGCGGGATTCGAGGTGGCCGGCGTCGACCGCGCCCCGATGGCGCTGCTGCAACCACGCCGGGTGATCGCCGACGAGGGGATGCTCGGCGCGCTGCGGATCGTGGGCAACGTGCTGACCCACCCCGCCGCACGCAAACGGGTCCTGCACATGCGCAAGACCTTCAACCGCTATCGCGAGCAGTTGACCGCGGTCGCGATCGTCGCGGTGGTGCCCGCCGCAGAATCGAAATGA
- a CDS encoding ABC transporter permease: protein MSAQVLRSLRAEMTRTAGRGPLWSVLVPAAMTLPAAITFLIAYVAERFARIPGQSYVQQVSTTNAAYWVITVTVVLSAVAPAYGQAHEFRSGANQYVRFAVPRASAAVAGKWLFYGALGSVVSAAMVVLVLVALPRVSGLVYGQVSLTDPHGLRLLWTVPVYAFFAAGLGLGVGTAIRTPAAAVGAILVWVYVIETAVGYLPGGYSLQRFMPFLNGVYATGQDIVLSPPWGPDLALAYTCALFSVVLLCSTWCTARRGGITR, encoded by the coding sequence ATGAGCGCTCAGGTGCTCCGCAGCCTGCGCGCCGAGATGACGCGCACCGCCGGACGCGGTCCACTGTGGAGTGTTCTGGTCCCGGCGGCGATGACCCTGCCCGCTGCGATCACATTCCTGATCGCCTACGTGGCGGAGCGATTCGCCCGGATCCCGGGCCAGAGCTATGTCCAGCAGGTGTCGACCACCAACGCGGCCTACTGGGTGATCACGGTGACCGTGGTGCTGTCAGCCGTGGCGCCGGCCTACGGTCAGGCACACGAATTCAGATCCGGCGCAAACCAATACGTGCGATTCGCAGTGCCACGAGCTTCAGCGGCCGTGGCCGGCAAGTGGCTGTTCTACGGCGCCCTGGGCTCGGTCGTGTCAGCGGCCATGGTGGTGCTGGTGCTCGTCGCGCTCCCGCGGGTATCCGGGCTGGTGTACGGGCAGGTCTCACTGACCGATCCGCACGGTCTGCGTCTGCTGTGGACCGTGCCGGTCTACGCGTTCTTCGCGGCCGGGCTCGGACTCGGTGTCGGCACAGCGATTAGGACGCCGGCCGCGGCCGTCGGCGCCATCCTGGTGTGGGTCTACGTGATCGAAACCGCAGTCGGCTACCTGCCGGGCGGCTACTCGCTGCAACGGTTCATGCCGTTTCTCAACGGCGTCTACGCCACCGGACAAGACATCGTCCTGAGCCCGCCGTGGGGCCCGGACCTCGCCCTGGCCTACACGTGCGCCCTGTTTTCTGTTGTCCTGCTGTGCAGTACGTGGTGCACAGCCCGTAGAGGAGGAATCACGAGATGA
- a CDS encoding ABC transporter ATP-binding protein: MIEVCGLDKAFGDTAALADVTASFPPATVTGLLGLNGAGKTTLLRLIAGLEKPDRGTVAVWGKAIGDHAEPMRVLGVHFDQSAMDPRHSALRHLSWLAALGDIAPRCIDEVLGRVGLAEHRGRRIAHLSTGARQRLAIASALLAEPRVLIFDEPVNGLDVPGIVWLRELLRQLASEGCTVVVASHLLGEVALTADRLLVLERGRVAAEGNLDEIVPPGADPRRYLETLLLGMVRT, translated from the coding sequence ATGATCGAGGTCTGCGGTCTGGACAAGGCCTTCGGCGACACTGCCGCGCTGGCCGACGTCACCGCGTCGTTCCCGCCGGCGACGGTTACCGGTCTGCTCGGCCTCAACGGCGCAGGAAAGACCACCCTGCTCCGGCTGATCGCGGGTCTTGAGAAACCTGATCGCGGCACGGTCGCGGTGTGGGGCAAGGCGATTGGCGATCACGCCGAACCCATGCGGGTGCTCGGCGTGCACTTCGATCAGTCGGCCATGGATCCGCGGCACAGTGCCTTGCGGCATCTGTCCTGGCTCGCCGCATTGGGAGACATCGCCCCCAGGTGTATCGACGAGGTGCTCGGCCGGGTCGGGTTGGCCGAACACCGGGGTCGCCGCATCGCGCACCTGTCGACGGGCGCCCGGCAACGGTTGGCCATCGCCAGCGCCCTGTTGGCCGAACCGCGGGTGCTGATCTTCGACGAACCGGTGAACGGACTGGATGTGCCCGGCATCGTGTGGCTACGGGAGTTGTTGCGGCAGTTGGCCTCCGAAGGGTGCACGGTGGTGGTGGCCAGCCATCTTCTGGGCGAGGTGGCGTTGACCGCCGACCGGCTGCTGGTACTGGAACGCGGGCGCGTCGCCGCCGAGGGGAACCTTGACGAAATCGTCCCACCTGGGGCAGATCCACGCCGGTACCTCGAAACCCTCTTGCTCGGGATGGTGCGGACATGA